The proteins below are encoded in one region of Parvicella tangerina:
- a CDS encoding LptF/LptG family permease: protein MFKKLDLYIGRKFLFTYIFMIVVVMSISIVIDISERLRDFTKPDTDLTVWKIITEYYPYFFIHYMNLFSSLIIFLAVLFFTSMMAQRSEIIAILSNGVSFRRFTRPYLIVSTVLLVFSLLSNHYWVPEANKQRIHFENKYIWPVNAIDNTNLQIDDSTIVHYSLYSPLDNSVKRLWVENWKMDDNGLYTMYKDMQVHVAIGDSLSNDWSFTNVFIRKINDSSEVVQLISKVDTTLHFNIKELGVENNSMVAMTTPELMKYLEKQRKKGANNVVSIELTLHERTAYPFAAYVLTLLGLSVASRKSREGVGKSIFFGLLVSFAYIFFMKMTTVAATNVGLSPALAVWVPNAIFALIAIWVYFDRMKNEEPPSFNLRFWKR from the coding sequence TGATGAGTATTTCGATCGTAATAGATATCAGCGAGCGATTAAGAGACTTCACCAAGCCCGATACTGATTTGACGGTTTGGAAAATTATTACTGAGTACTACCCTTACTTTTTCATTCACTACATGAACTTGTTTAGTTCGTTAATCATTTTTTTAGCGGTTCTCTTTTTTACCAGTATGATGGCACAACGCAGTGAGATCATTGCCATACTGAGTAATGGCGTGAGCTTCAGAAGATTTACAAGACCCTACTTGATTGTGAGTACGGTTTTACTAGTGTTCTCCTTGTTGTCTAATCATTATTGGGTGCCAGAGGCGAACAAACAACGGATTCACTTTGAGAACAAATACATTTGGCCAGTTAATGCCATTGATAATACCAACTTGCAAATTGATGACTCTACCATTGTGCATTACAGTCTCTATTCGCCTCTGGATAATTCTGTTAAGAGGTTGTGGGTGGAGAATTGGAAGATGGATGATAACGGCCTGTATACGATGTACAAAGACATGCAAGTTCACGTTGCGATAGGAGATAGTCTGAGCAATGACTGGTCCTTTACGAATGTATTTATTAGAAAAATCAATGATTCGAGTGAAGTGGTTCAGCTCATTTCGAAAGTTGATACCACCCTTCATTTTAATATTAAAGAATTGGGGGTTGAGAATAACTCCATGGTTGCTATGACAACTCCGGAGTTAATGAAGTACTTAGAGAAGCAAAGAAAAAAAGGAGCCAACAATGTCGTAAGCATCGAATTAACACTTCATGAACGCACTGCTTACCCATTTGCAGCTTATGTGCTTACCTTGCTTGGATTGTCTGTTGCTTCCAGAAAAAGTCGTGAAGGAGTTGGTAAAAGTATTTTCTTTGGATTGTTGGTGAGTTTTGCCTACATCTTTTTTATGAAGATGACCACGGTGGCAGCCACAAACGTAGGGTTGTCTCCTGCTCTTGCAGTGTGGGTGCCAAACGCTATTTTCGCTCTGATTGCGATTTGGGTGTACTTTGATCGAATGAAGAATGAAGAGCCGCCTAGTTTTAATTTGAGATTTTGGAAGCGATAA